The Nitrogeniibacter aestuarii genome has a window encoding:
- a CDS encoding phytoene desaturase family protein — MSTHDVIIIGSGINSLVCAGVLAKRGRKVLVLERETVLGGCIRTEQLTAPGFVHDTMSTAHPLFVTSPGYAELKDVLHANGLDYGNNATPTGVLLPDGQSLVMATSRDANVRALNALSAGDGDAYGEAMALIEQNAEFIFTLLGNELWSGRVAKTLASRVWKQGMHETASFFGPAMQSCRAWLETHFRSPLAQALLAPWVLHTGLGPESAMSALMAKVVAFTLEAVGLPIVRGGNARTVDAFRAHIEACGGQFRTGADVDRILVHRGKVQGVRLADGSVIEAREVVANVTPTQLYGRLLKGDDAPPALRRQAAEYRYGKGNMQIHLALSEPPRWPEAHLGEVIYLHLTDGLDGVSRSVNEADRGLLPSAGTICVAQPCAVDPSRAPQGQSVLWVQVPECPRHIKGDAAGRIDVPADGRWNAPVAEAYADRIVERIAAQVPNLAGSILGRKVISPADLETMNINLVGGDPYSGECSVDQYMLWRPMRGVKNHETPVKNLYQIGASTHPGPGLSGASGFHVACALTK; from the coding sequence ATGAGCACCCACGACGTCATCATCATCGGTAGTGGCATCAACTCCCTGGTCTGCGCCGGGGTGTTGGCAAAGCGTGGCCGCAAGGTGCTCGTGCTCGAGCGCGAGACGGTGCTCGGTGGCTGTATCCGCACCGAACAATTGACCGCACCCGGGTTCGTGCACGACACCATGTCGACCGCACACCCGCTGTTTGTCACTTCGCCCGGCTACGCGGAGCTCAAGGACGTGTTGCACGCCAACGGGCTGGACTACGGGAACAACGCAACGCCCACCGGCGTGCTGCTGCCCGACGGGCAGTCCCTGGTCATGGCGACCTCGCGCGACGCCAACGTGCGTGCCCTGAATGCGCTGTCGGCCGGCGATGGCGATGCCTATGGCGAGGCCATGGCGCTGATCGAGCAGAACGCCGAGTTCATCTTCACGCTCCTGGGCAACGAGCTGTGGAGCGGGCGTGTCGCCAAAACGCTGGCCAGCCGGGTGTGGAAGCAGGGCATGCACGAGACGGCTTCGTTCTTCGGCCCCGCGATGCAAAGCTGCCGGGCCTGGCTGGAGACGCACTTCCGCTCGCCCCTGGCCCAGGCCCTGCTGGCGCCGTGGGTGCTGCACACCGGTCTGGGGCCGGAGAGCGCCATGTCGGCGCTGATGGCCAAGGTGGTCGCCTTCACGCTCGAAGCGGTGGGGCTGCCCATCGTGCGCGGTGGCAACGCCAGAACGGTGGATGCCTTCCGTGCGCACATCGAGGCGTGCGGCGGGCAGTTCCGCACCGGCGCGGATGTGGACCGGATTCTCGTTCATCGCGGCAAGGTGCAGGGGGTCCGGCTGGCGGACGGCTCCGTCATCGAAGCGCGCGAGGTGGTGGCCAATGTCACCCCCACGCAACTCTATGGGCGGTTGCTCAAGGGCGACGACGCGCCGCCCGCGCTGCGCAGGCAGGCCGCCGAGTACCGCTACGGCAAGGGCAACATGCAGATCCATCTGGCCCTGTCCGAGCCGCCGCGCTGGCCGGAAGCGCATCTGGGCGAGGTGATCTACCTGCACCTGACCGATGGACTCGATGGGGTGTCGCGTTCGGTGAACGAGGCCGATCGCGGACTGTTGCCCAGCGCGGGCACCATCTGCGTGGCCCAGCCCTGCGCGGTGGATCCGTCACGTGCCCCGCAGGGGCAGTCGGTGCTGTGGGTGCAGGTGCCCGAGTGCCCGCGTCACATCAAGGGCGACGCCGCCGGGCGGATCGACGTACCGGCCGACGGGCGCTGGAACGCACCGGTTGCCGAGGCCTACGCCGACCGCATCGTCGAGCGCATTGCTGCCCAGGTGCCGAATCTGGCCGGGTCCATCCTCGGCCGCAAGGTCATCTCGCCGGCCGATCTCGAGACGATGAACATCAACCTGGTCGGGGGCGACCCCTACTCGGGTGAATGCAGTGTCGATCAATACATGCTGTGGCGACCGATGCGCGGGGTGAAGAACCATGAAACCCCGGTGAAGAACCTCTACCAGATCGGTGCTTCGACGCACCCGGGCCCCGGGCTGTCGGGCGCATCGGGTTTCCACGTGGCCTGCGCGCTCACGAAATGA
- a CDS encoding SDR family oxidoreductase translates to MNGIEGKTAIVSGGATMIGEAVAADLVRRGARVVIADINAETGDRVAQRLGSAGLFQATDITDDTQVSACVDVAAERFGGVDFLINCACSYVDEGAESTREQWLASLNVNVVGAAQLIKACRPHMVRRGGGSVVNFSSISSGAAQAGRWLYPVGKAAIMQLTRSAALDLASDRIRVNAVAPGWTWSSVIAQLSGNDRAKADRVAADYHILGRLGLPEEVASVVSFLLSDEAGFVTGAEYACDGGYSALGPEGRAAAIARLID, encoded by the coding sequence ATGAACGGCATCGAAGGAAAGACTGCCATCGTATCCGGTGGTGCAACCATGATCGGCGAGGCGGTTGCGGCTGATCTCGTCCGCCGCGGTGCACGCGTCGTGATTGCCGACATCAACGCCGAGACCGGCGACCGGGTGGCTCAACGCCTGGGCTCGGCCGGTTTGTTCCAGGCGACCGACATTACCGACGACACGCAGGTCTCGGCCTGTGTGGACGTGGCGGCAGAGCGCTTTGGCGGTGTCGACTTCCTGATCAACTGCGCCTGTAGCTACGTGGATGAGGGCGCCGAGTCCACCCGCGAGCAGTGGCTCGCCTCCCTGAACGTGAACGTCGTAGGCGCCGCACAGCTGATCAAGGCATGCCGGCCGCACATGGTCCGGCGCGGTGGCGGCTCGGTGGTGAATTTCTCGTCCATATCCTCGGGCGCGGCCCAGGCCGGGCGCTGGCTGTATCCGGTCGGCAAGGCCGCCATCATGCAGCTGACCCGCAGTGCCGCCCTGGATCTGGCTTCCGACCGGATTCGCGTCAATGCCGTGGCACCGGGCTGGACCTGGTCCTCGGTGATTGCCCAGTTGTCCGGCAACGATCGCGCCAAGGCGGATCGCGTGGCCGCTGACTACCACATCCTCGGCCGCCTCGGCCTGCCTGAAGAAGTCGCCTCGGTGGTCAGCTTCCTGCTGTCCGACGAGGCCGGTTTCGTGACCGGTGCGGAGTACGCCTGCGACGGCGGTTACTCGGCGCTCGGCCCCGAGGGCAGGGCGGCTGCCATTGCCCGCTTGATTGATTGA
- the ribBA gene encoding bifunctional 3,4-dihydroxy-2-butanone-4-phosphate synthase/GTP cyclohydrolase II produces the protein MPYPIASTEEIIAEFKAGRMVVLVDEEDRENEGDLVLAADFVSPEAINFMARHARGLICLTLTEAHCRKLGLTQMAQANGSPYSTAFTVSIEAAKGVTTGISAADRAHTIRTAVAANATQNDIVQPGHVFPIMARPGGVLVRAGHTEAGCDLATLAGLQPASVICEIMNDDGTMARLPQLVEFARHHGLKIGTITDLIHYRAASEKLVERVASKPIDTAHGPFTLHAYSDRSSGTTHLAMVKGTIPAGEDTVARVHDALSVLDFIDPASREQAFSIDQAQAALAHHGHGVILLMRSPEDEATLLARLGGQRARGRPRWDTRTYGIGAQILRDLGVRRVRLLSSPHNLPSMAGFDLEVTGFVTSPEEPCHASR, from the coding sequence ATGCCCTACCCCATTGCCAGCACAGAAGAGATCATTGCCGAGTTCAAGGCCGGTCGCATGGTCGTGCTCGTGGACGAGGAAGACCGCGAGAACGAAGGCGATCTGGTACTTGCTGCTGACTTCGTCTCGCCGGAAGCCATCAACTTCATGGCCCGCCATGCCCGCGGCCTGATCTGCCTGACACTCACCGAGGCGCACTGCCGCAAACTTGGCCTGACGCAGATGGCACAGGCCAACGGCTCGCCGTACAGCACGGCGTTCACCGTTTCGATCGAAGCGGCCAAGGGCGTCACCACCGGCATTTCCGCGGCCGACCGGGCGCACACCATCCGCACCGCGGTGGCCGCCAACGCCACACAGAACGACATCGTTCAACCGGGACACGTGTTTCCGATCATGGCGCGACCGGGCGGTGTGCTGGTGCGCGCCGGCCATACCGAAGCCGGCTGCGACCTGGCGACCCTGGCCGGCCTGCAGCCCGCGTCGGTGATCTGCGAGATCATGAACGACGACGGCACCATGGCGCGGCTGCCGCAACTGGTGGAATTCGCCCGGCATCACGGACTTAAGATCGGCACCATCACCGATCTGATCCACTACCGCGCCGCCTCCGAGAAGCTCGTCGAGCGGGTTGCCAGCAAACCGATCGACACCGCGCACGGTCCGTTCACCCTCCATGCCTACAGCGACCGCAGCTCGGGCACAACCCACCTGGCCATGGTCAAGGGCACCATCCCGGCGGGCGAAGACACCGTGGCCCGTGTGCACGATGCGTTGTCGGTGCTCGACTTCATCGACCCCGCCAGCCGCGAACAGGCGTTTTCCATCGATCAGGCCCAGGCCGCCCTGGCCCATCATGGTCACGGCGTGATTCTGCTCATGCGCAGCCCCGAGGACGAGGCCACCCTCCTGGCGCGCCTGGGCGGCCAGCGCGCACGCGGTCGGCCCAGATGGGATACGCGGACCTACGGCATCGGCGCCCAGATCCTGCGCGACCTGGGTGTGCGGCGCGTGCGTCTGCTCTCGAGCCCCCACAACCTGCCTTCGATGGCCGGATTCGACCTTGAGGTCACCGGTTTCGTGACCTCGCCCGAGGAGCCTTGCCATGCTTCGCGTTAA
- a CDS encoding AraC family transcriptional regulator yields MSSTSAHLVLPDARPAHAPLNAFPVFRSNDLEEVRDEVGRVFCSHRLEQVGASQPLAAVHNRVRIGETALNYLAYGSDVLIHPGCLQNFYLVQLPLQGSALIESGRESIDSSPRSGSILNPDEHIRMRWSVDSAQLLLWIPRESVERRVAEVLGHELNAPMRFDVALSQAVGLTSAWCTMVKDLARNVDANGVDWLRFRPAAGALEDCLIRGLIYQQPHNYSDLLFSPVAPGHSRQLQRAVEFIEETAVDAITVADIAEHAHLSIRALEEGFRKHYDTTPMLYLRNKRLEQARAAIITNALAGSPQKITEIAFRFGFNHMGRFSAYYRERNGETPSETARAALRLHD; encoded by the coding sequence ATGTCTTCCACATCCGCGCACCTGGTGCTGCCCGATGCCCGTCCCGCTCACGCGCCGCTCAACGCGTTTCCCGTCTTTCGCTCCAACGATCTTGAAGAAGTCCGGGACGAAGTCGGCCGCGTGTTCTGCTCGCATCGTCTGGAGCAAGTGGGGGCGAGTCAGCCCCTGGCCGCGGTGCACAACCGGGTCCGCATCGGCGAAACGGCACTGAACTACCTGGCCTACGGCAGCGATGTACTCATCCACCCGGGGTGCCTGCAGAACTTCTATCTTGTTCAATTGCCGCTGCAGGGCAGCGCATTGATCGAGTCGGGTCGTGAGTCGATCGATTCCTCGCCACGATCGGGATCGATTCTCAATCCCGACGAGCACATCAGAATGCGTTGGAGCGTGGACTCCGCGCAGTTGCTGCTCTGGATTCCGCGTGAATCGGTGGAGCGGCGTGTGGCGGAAGTGCTGGGACATGAACTGAATGCTCCCATGCGCTTCGACGTGGCCTTGAGCCAGGCCGTGGGGCTCACCAGCGCCTGGTGCACCATGGTCAAGGATCTGGCGCGCAACGTGGATGCCAATGGGGTCGATTGGTTGCGCTTCCGCCCGGCGGCCGGTGCCCTGGAGGACTGCCTGATCCGGGGCCTCATCTACCAGCAGCCGCACAACTATTCCGACCTGCTGTTCAGTCCGGTCGCCCCGGGGCACTCGCGGCAACTGCAGCGGGCGGTCGAATTCATTGAAGAGACGGCGGTGGACGCCATCACCGTGGCCGACATTGCCGAGCATGCCCACCTGAGTATCCGGGCGCTTGAAGAAGGCTTCCGCAAGCACTACGACACCACGCCCATGCTCTATCTGCGCAACAAGCGGCTGGAGCAGGCGCGTGCGGCGATCATCACCAATGCGCTGGCGGGCTCGCCCCAGAAAATCACCGAAATTGCCTTCCGCTTCGGCTTCAATCACATGGGGCGCTTTTCCGCCTACTACCGCGAGCGCAACGGCGAGACCCCATCCGAAACCGCCCGCGCGGCCCTGCGCCTGCACGACTGA
- a CDS encoding styrene monooxygenase/indole monooxygenase family protein, with translation MEQEQKTGRSVAIVGAGQAGLLLGCALLERGYKVTMVTNRTAEEVWNGRVMSSQCMFDPALQIERDWGMNQWEAPCPDIEGLSVSIPAPDGSGNKAIHWASRLNAVAQSVDQRVKMPGWMAEFERRGGELIIENVGVPELERLAAAHELVLLAGGKGEIVNLFPRNEARSPIRQPMRQLALSYVTGMKRHDYHECVNFNLIPGVGEYFVFPALTTKGEKDTQACDIMVFEGVPGGPMDCWGDVKTPEEHLEKSLEVLKTFVPWEYERCRDVQLTDDNGRLAGRVTPMVRNAVLSLPSGRQVMGLGDAILVNDPITGQGSNNATKSAKHYFDAIVARGNQSFDSDWMTRTFDDLYNGYAEPVVRWTNSLLFPPPEHIVKLLGAAQQAPALAARIANGFNDPRDFKDFWFDAAATDRLIAQSMQAQAVA, from the coding sequence ATGGAACAAGAACAGAAAACCGGCCGCAGCGTTGCCATCGTGGGTGCCGGCCAGGCCGGCCTGCTGCTGGGCTGTGCCCTGCTGGAGCGCGGCTACAAAGTCACCATGGTGACCAACCGGACGGCCGAAGAAGTCTGGAACGGCCGTGTGATGTCCTCCCAGTGCATGTTTGACCCGGCACTCCAGATCGAGCGCGACTGGGGCATGAACCAGTGGGAAGCGCCCTGCCCGGACATCGAGGGGCTGAGCGTCTCGATCCCGGCGCCGGACGGCAGCGGCAACAAGGCGATTCACTGGGCGTCACGACTCAATGCCGTCGCGCAGTCGGTGGATCAGCGGGTGAAGATGCCCGGCTGGATGGCTGAATTCGAACGTCGCGGTGGCGAGCTGATCATCGAGAACGTGGGCGTGCCCGAACTGGAGCGCCTGGCCGCTGCTCATGAACTGGTGTTGCTGGCCGGTGGCAAGGGCGAAATCGTGAATCTGTTCCCGCGCAACGAAGCTCGCTCGCCGATCCGCCAGCCGATGCGTCAGCTGGCGCTGAGCTATGTGACCGGGATGAAGCGCCACGACTACCACGAGTGCGTGAACTTCAACCTGATCCCGGGCGTGGGTGAGTACTTCGTGTTCCCGGCGCTGACCACCAAGGGCGAGAAAGACACGCAGGCCTGCGACATCATGGTGTTCGAGGGTGTGCCCGGCGGTCCGATGGATTGCTGGGGCGATGTCAAGACGCCGGAAGAGCATCTGGAAAAGAGTCTCGAGGTCCTCAAGACCTTTGTGCCCTGGGAATACGAGCGTTGCCGCGACGTTCAGCTCACCGACGACAACGGCCGCCTGGCCGGGCGCGTCACGCCGATGGTGCGCAACGCGGTGCTGAGCCTCCCGTCCGGCCGTCAGGTGATGGGCCTGGGCGACGCGATTCTGGTCAATGACCCGATCACCGGTCAGGGCTCCAACAACGCCACCAAGAGTGCCAAGCACTACTTCGATGCCATTGTCGCCCGCGGCAACCAGTCCTTCGACAGCGACTGGATGACCCGCACCTTTGACGATCTCTACAACGGTTACGCCGAGCCGGTGGTGCGCTGGACCAACAGCCTGCTGTTCCCGCCGCCGGAGCACATCGTCAAGCTGCTGGGTGCCGCACAGCAAGCCCCGGCGCTGGCCGCCCGCATTGCCAACGGATTCAACGATCCGCGCGACTTCAAGGACTTCTGGTTCGACGCTGCCGCGACGGACCGCCTGATTGCCCAATCGATGCAAGCCCAGGCGGTGGCCTGA
- the ribH gene encoding 6,7-dimethyl-8-ribityllumazine synthase, whose translation MLRVNTNTGGAPELDGSGLHIGVVVSRFNADICDALRDACVHELEHLGAAATVVSVPGALEIPLVAQTMGQSGNFDALIALGAVIRGETYHFEVVSNEASRGVMAVQLDTGIPVANGILTCFTDAQAHVRVRQKAEDCARAAVEMANLLIAMTGRTTRHDIAPPGPPPQARRAVTAEEI comes from the coding sequence ATGCTTCGCGTTAACACCAACACAGGCGGCGCGCCCGAGCTGGACGGCAGCGGACTGCACATCGGCGTGGTCGTGAGCCGCTTCAACGCCGACATCTGCGACGCCCTGCGCGACGCCTGTGTCCATGAACTCGAACACCTCGGCGCCGCCGCCACGGTCGTCTCGGTCCCCGGTGCACTCGAGATCCCCCTGGTGGCGCAAACCATGGGCCAGAGCGGCAATTTCGATGCGCTGATCGCCCTGGGGGCCGTCATCCGCGGCGAGACCTACCACTTCGAGGTGGTCTCCAACGAAGCCTCCCGTGGCGTCATGGCGGTGCAGCTCGACACCGGCATTCCGGTGGCCAACGGCATCCTCACCTGCTTCACCGACGCCCAGGCCCACGTCCGGGTGCGCCAGAAGGCCGAGGATTGCGCGCGCGCCGCCGTGGAAATGGCCAATCTGCTGATCGCGATGACCGGGCGGACCACCCGACACGACATCGCGCCCCCGGGCCCGCCCCCACAGGCGCGACGCGCTGTCACAGCGGAGGAAATTTAA
- a CDS encoding flavin reductase family protein, producing the protein MFDTRQFRNALGHFATGVTVVTTLDAERQPVGVTVNSFSSVSLEPPLILWSLAKKSFSRTAFETHPSFAVHVLAADQEDISNRFARAGEDKFAGVQTRDGLDDVPVLPGCAAVFECNTEFIHDGGDHIILVGRVQRFATSERPPLLFYRGQYAVPEPEHSSPFSGLMRVMAAATA; encoded by the coding sequence ATGTTTGATACACGCCAATTTCGCAACGCACTGGGGCATTTCGCCACGGGCGTGACCGTCGTGACCACGCTGGACGCCGAACGCCAGCCGGTGGGGGTGACGGTCAACAGCTTCAGCTCGGTTTCGCTCGAGCCGCCACTCATCCTGTGGAGTCTCGCCAAGAAGTCGTTCAGCCGCACGGCCTTCGAAACGCATCCGTCGTTTGCGGTGCATGTGCTGGCGGCCGACCAGGAGGACATCTCCAACCGTTTCGCCCGCGCCGGGGAAGACAAGTTCGCCGGCGTCCAGACCCGCGACGGCCTGGACGATGTCCCGGTGCTGCCCGGTTGCGCGGCGGTGTTCGAGTGCAATACCGAGTTCATCCACGATGGGGGCGATCACATCATCCTGGTCGGCCGGGTGCAACGCTTCGCCACCTCGGAGCGTCCGCCGCTGCTGTTCTATCGTGGGCAGTATGCGGTACCCGAGCCCGAGCACAGCAGTCCGTTTTCCGGGCTGATGCGGGTGATGGCAGCGGCCACGGCCTGA
- a CDS encoding cyclase family protein: MTTNNTLVEFAGALASGAIRVVDLTQTLSPEFPGLQLPPEFGQPWPFRSEEISRYDERGPAWYWNNISMSEHTGTHFDAPVHWVSGKDHPDNTVDTIPVTRFIAPACVIDCSREAAADPDFLLTVEFLEAWEATHGRIPAGAWVLLRTDWSKRPMPEAYVNAGEDGPHTPGPAEGTVKWLIDARDVVGFGVESINTDAGQSFAWETPFPCHYFMHGNNRYGLQCLTNLDRLPPQGAVIIAAPLKLRNGSGSPLRVLALVQD, encoded by the coding sequence ATGACGACGAACAACACGCTTGTCGAATTTGCCGGCGCACTGGCCAGCGGTGCCATCCGCGTGGTCGACCTGACGCAGACCCTGAGCCCGGAGTTTCCCGGCCTGCAACTGCCGCCGGAGTTCGGCCAGCCATGGCCCTTCCGCTCCGAGGAAATCTCCCGCTACGACGAACGCGGCCCGGCCTGGTACTGGAACAACATCTCCATGTCCGAGCACACCGGGACCCATTTCGATGCGCCGGTGCACTGGGTGTCGGGCAAGGATCATCCGGACAACACGGTGGACACGATTCCGGTGACGCGTTTCATCGCACCCGCCTGCGTGATCGACTGCAGCCGCGAAGCCGCCGCCGACCCGGACTTTCTGCTCACGGTGGAGTTTCTCGAAGCCTGGGAGGCGACCCACGGGCGCATTCCGGCCGGTGCCTGGGTGCTGCTGCGGACCGACTGGTCCAAGCGGCCGATGCCCGAGGCCTATGTGAACGCCGGAGAAGACGGCCCCCACACGCCGGGACCGGCCGAAGGCACCGTCAAATGGCTGATCGACGCGCGCGACGTGGTCGGCTTCGGCGTCGAGTCCATCAATACCGATGCGGGCCAGTCCTTCGCCTGGGAGACGCCGTTTCCCTGCCACTACTTCATGCATGGCAACAACCGCTACGGACTGCAGTGCCTCACCAATCTCGACCGCCTGCCGCCCCAGGGCGCAGTGATCATCGCCGCGCCCCTGAAGCTGCGCAACGGATCGGGGAGCCCCCTGCGGGTGCTCGCCCTGGTGCAGGACTGA
- a CDS encoding OmpP1/FadL family transporter has product MNSSNRIKQIVRTLGFIGAAVSAAPALATQGTFPHGYGVKSEGMGGVGIALPQDAVAGATNPAGMVEVGTRADIGMALLQVDNGAYFGGTNYDGGSEKDLYLIPQLGVNYMIDTETSIGLSVVGNGVGTAHDKVNVGGMQRPKSEYKQMVSTVSLARRITPNQRVGVGLVLAYQRLALHGPGSLGLPQGHDSSFGYGLSLGWQGKVLPNLTLGATYASKIDMGRMDKFDKLLADDGDLDAPEHYGIGAALNLGATTLAADVMRILWSDVKSLGNPGVAIATGAPGDKDGPGFGWRDQTVWRFGVAHQFNEQLTLRAGYNQGNQILDSASTYLGIVAPSANRKHWTLGATYQIDPAMELSVAYARSPKERVKGDGPGPNGSTDLYMGQDWLSLSLGMRF; this is encoded by the coding sequence ATGAACAGCTCAAACAGAATCAAGCAGATCGTCCGCACCCTGGGTTTCATCGGTGCGGCGGTGAGTGCCGCGCCCGCCCTGGCCACGCAGGGCACCTTTCCCCATGGCTACGGTGTCAAGTCCGAAGGCATGGGCGGTGTGGGCATCGCGCTGCCGCAGGACGCGGTGGCCGGCGCGACCAACCCGGCTGGCATGGTCGAGGTTGGCACGCGTGCCGACATCGGCATGGCGCTGCTGCAGGTGGATAACGGTGCCTACTTCGGTGGCACCAACTACGACGGCGGTAGCGAGAAGGATCTCTACCTGATCCCGCAGCTGGGCGTGAATTACATGATCGACACCGAGACCTCGATCGGTCTGAGCGTGGTGGGCAACGGGGTGGGCACCGCACACGACAAGGTCAACGTGGGCGGCATGCAGCGCCCGAAGTCGGAATACAAGCAGATGGTGAGCACCGTGTCGCTGGCTCGCCGTATCACGCCGAACCAGCGCGTCGGCGTGGGTCTGGTGCTGGCCTATCAGCGTCTGGCGCTGCACGGCCCGGGTAGCCTGGGTTTGCCGCAGGGGCACGACTCCTCCTTCGGCTACGGACTGTCGCTCGGCTGGCAGGGCAAGGTGCTGCCGAACCTGACACTCGGTGCCACCTACGCCAGCAAGATCGACATGGGCCGGATGGACAAGTTCGACAAGCTGCTGGCTGACGATGGTGACCTGGATGCACCGGAACACTACGGCATCGGCGCGGCGCTGAACCTGGGCGCCACGACGCTGGCCGCCGACGTGATGCGCATCCTGTGGTCGGACGTGAAGTCCCTCGGCAACCCGGGCGTGGCGATCGCCACGGGGGCGCCGGGCGACAAGGACGGCCCGGGCTTCGGCTGGCGCGACCAGACCGTGTGGCGCTTCGGTGTCGCTCATCAGTTCAACGAGCAACTCACCCTGCGCGCTGGCTATAACCAGGGTAATCAGATCCTTGATTCAGCCAGTACCTACCTGGGCATCGTGGCGCCGTCGGCCAACCGCAAGCACTGGACCCTGGGCGCCACCTACCAGATCGATCCGGCAATGGAATTGTCCGTGGCCTACGCGCGTTCCCCCAAGGAGCGGGTGAAGGGCGATGGCCCGGGACCGAACGGTTCGACCGATCTCTACATGGGCCAGGACTGGCTGTCCCTGAGCCTGGGCATGCGCTTCTGA
- a CDS encoding MarR family winged helix-turn-helix transcriptional regulator, with translation MSKRAQAATPEPASAMQTPHPGQDHVALRLWLRLLACHNLIESTLRTRLRDEFDTTLARFDLMSQLYRHPEGLRMREVSRLLMVTGGNVTGLADRLVAEGMIERRDDPTDRRAYFLLLTDKGRDLFAQMARSHEDWVVSLLSSLDDDEQHELHDLLGKMKSLLAKHNPAS, from the coding sequence ATGTCGAAACGCGCTCAGGCCGCGACACCTGAACCTGCCTCCGCGATGCAAACGCCGCATCCCGGGCAGGATCATGTCGCACTGCGCCTGTGGCTGCGGCTGCTGGCCTGCCACAATCTGATCGAGAGCACCCTGCGCACCCGGCTGCGCGACGAGTTCGATACCACCCTGGCGCGCTTCGACCTCATGTCCCAGCTGTACCGTCACCCCGAAGGGCTTCGCATGCGCGAAGTGTCGCGACTGTTGATGGTGACCGGTGGCAACGTCACCGGGCTGGCCGACCGCCTCGTGGCTGAAGGCATGATCGAACGCCGCGATGATCCGACCGATCGTCGCGCCTACTTCCTCTTGCTGACCGACAAGGGCAGAGATCTGTTTGCCCAGATGGCACGCAGCCACGAAGACTGGGTGGTCTCCCTGCTCTCGTCCCTCGATGACGACGAGCAGCATGAGCTGCACGATCTGCTCGGCAAGATGAAGAGCCTGCTGGCCAAACACAACCCGGCTTCCTGA